From Plodia interpunctella isolate USDA-ARS_2022_Savannah chromosome 18, ilPloInte3.2, whole genome shotgun sequence, a single genomic window includes:
- the LOC128677417 gene encoding allergen Tha p 1-like has protein sequence MHVLILLLALPISFVLAQDETYNTRYDSLKLQEVLQNRRLTMSYVKCILDKGRCTAEGRELKSHISEALQNGCAKCTGAQFKGAKQVIKHLINHEPKSWKELVKKYDPERVYMQKYEHELKNL, from the exons ATGCACGTATTAATCCTGCTCCTGGCTTTGCCTATATCCTTCGTTCTGGCCCAAGACGAAACCTACAACACCCGCTATGATTCACTCAAACTCCAAGAGGTTTTACAAAACAGAAGGCTTACTATGTCTTATGTCAAGTGTATTTTAGACAAAGGAAGGTGTACGGCTGAAGGAAGAGAGTTGAAAT CCCACATTTCAGAAGCTCTCCAAAATGGCTGCGCAAAATGCACAGGCGCACAATTCAAAGGTGCTAAACAGGTGATCAAACACCTGATCAACCATGAACCCAAGTCCTGGAAGGAACTGGTGAAGAAATACGACCCTGAGCGAGTTTACATGCAAAAGTATGAACATGAATTGAAGAATTTATAA